A window of Thiocapsa bogorovii genomic DNA:
TTTCGAGGCTCTTGTCTGCACCCCATCCGCGTCACCGCTGCTCGGGCACTAGGGTCTGAAACACCCGATCCAGATCGAGCAGCATCACGACGTGTCCCTGATGCTCGAACACCCCGGTTGCGAGCCCGCGCAGGGGCTCGGGCAAGCTGTCTGGCGGGGCTTGGATGGACGCCTCGGTCACGTCCAGAACGTCGACCACCCGATCGACCCGCAAGCCGCTGCGCACCTGCGTGCCCCGGGCGAGCAGGATGGCCGAGCGACGCGCGGACGGGGCATGCGTCAGGCCGAGCAGATCGCCGAGGCGGACCACCGAGGCGATATCGCCGCGGACATTGATGACGCCCTCCAAGGCCGGTGGGCAGCCGGGGACGAAATGGATGGTCGTGAGCGGAAGGATTTCCACCAACACGCGCGCCGGGAAGGCCAGCAACGCCTCGCCGACGACGAAGATCACGAGCTTGACCTTGGCGGTCTCCACCTCGACGACCTGTGCGCCGGCTCCGCGTCGCCGATCCAGGATCATGTCCAGCTCATCGTGATCGGACGCGATGGTTTCCGATTCGGTTCGCTCAAGATCCATGGGATGTCCCCGTCGATTCAGGCGCAGGTTCGGGCAAGGCGTCTTCCGCCGCCGCGATCTCGACCCGGTTGCGACCGCCGTTCTTGGCTCGATAAAGCGCCCGATCGGCGGCTTCGGTCATGGCGTCCGGCGTGTCGAAGGTCGGAAAGTCCGACACCCCGACGCTGAAGGTGCAGCGGAATTCCTGTCCGTCGGAGAAGAAGGTGACATTCCAGAAGCTCGTGCGCAGGGCGTCGAGGATACGCTTGGCCTGCTCGGCGCCCACGCCGTTGAGGACCACCGCGAACTCCTCTCCGCCGTATCGTCCGACCAGGTCGTCCTCGCGCAGGCGCAGGCGCAGCGTCCGGCTCAGCGCGATCAGGACCTGGTCGCCGGTCGGATGGCCGTAGGTGTCGTTGACCGCTTTGAAGTGATCGACGTCGATCATGGCGAAGCACAGGGGCTTCTCGGCACGGCGCGCGTTCGCCACGGCGACCCCCAGGAACTGCATAATCGCGTTGTGGTTGAAGAGTCCCGTCAGACCGTCGCGGACCATCAGGGAGTGCAGGATGCGCATCCGCTCGGCTCGCAGACCGACCTCCGCGATCAATCGGGCCGGTTCGATCGGTTTGGTCAGAAAGCCGTCCGCCCCGACCGCGAGCGCCTTGTGCTGGCGCTCCACGTCGGTCTCGGAGGAAACATAGATGATCGGCAGGCTCACATGACCCGGGATCTGGCGCAGGATCCGAGACAACTCCGGGCCGGAGCAGTCCGGCATGTACATGTCCATCAGCACGAGATCGGCATCGAAGGTGTCGAGCAGACCCAGCACCTGTTCCGGATCGCTCACCGCCTTGGCGACCATGCCCGCCTCTTCCAGTACCGTTGCGTGGAACTGGGCCAGCTCGCGGTCGTCGTCCACCACCAGGACGTTGATGGGCTCGGGCGGATGCGGGTTGGTGAGACGATCGAGGAATTCCAGCAGCTCGACCATCTTGATCGGCTTGGTGCAGTAGGCGTTGCCGCCGGCGCGCACCGCCTGGAGGCGCCCGCCGAAGTCGTCGCGGCAAGAGATGAAGATGCAGGGAATCGTCGCCTGCTTCCCGCTTCTGAGCTCGGCCAGCATCCTCGGCCCGGCGTTCTCGTCCTCCGGGAAAACGACGTCGAGGATCAATGCCGACGGGCGTTCGGCTTCGACTGCCTCGCGCAGATCGGGGAGGTTCGTGAAGGCCCGCACGCGATAGCCGAAGCATCCGAGCTGACCGGCCAGTTGCGCGGCGAGATCGGGGTCGTCGTCGCAGAGATAGACCATCCGCTGGCTGCGATCCGCCGATTGTCCGGGGCGTGCGTCTGACGGTTGTCCGGCTGCCGGCTCGGACCGAGGGAGCTCGAATCCGGGAGCCACGTCGGGGTCCACCTGCACATCGGCGGCCAGCGCCAGCGCGTCCAGATCGTCCATCATGCGTTCGAGCGCGTTCGGCAGCGCGGCCTCGACCGGAGCGCCCGAGTCCATGGCGTTCCGCACGGTCTGCTCGGCGGCTTTGGCGGCGTCGCTGATCTGTCGGAAGCCGAAGGTGGCGCCCGAGCCCTTCAGGGTATGGAAGAGGATGTAGAGCGCGTCGAGATGTGCGTGATCGATCTCGCCCGGGCGCAGCTCGGCGACGGCGCGGCGGGCATCGGCAAGGCGCCCCGGCAACTGAGACAGAAAGGATGCGCGCAGCCGCGCCTTGCGGATCTGAAAGGATTCGGCCTTGTTCGGTGCTGCGGGCGCAGGGGCGTTTCCCCGTTCGGCGACCATGGTGTCCTCGTTAAATCCCGGCGACGGCTGCCGGCAAGGTGGCCTCGAGCGATGCATCCTTCGTCAGGCAGGCGGCAAGGCCGGGCACCTGCGCGCGCAACGGCTCCGGGTCGTCCCCGGTCAGCAGAACAAAGGGTGTGGCGATACCTCGATCGCGCATCTCCCGAAACAGGTCTAAACCGCTCAAGAGCGGCATGTGCATGTCCGAGATGATCAGGTCGAATCCGTTCTGCGCATCGCCGAGGGCCTCAAGGGCCTCGATGCCGCTCTCGACAAGCCTGCAGGTGTGTCCCTCTGCATCCAGAATGGCCTCGGCCATGGCTCCGGCGAAGGGGTCGTCGTCGACGATCAAGATACGCATAACAAGAAGTCCTAAAAACTGTGTGTGATCAGCCGAGCAGATTCCGCAAAGTGTCGACTAGATTCGATTGGTCGAAATCGCCTTTGACGATGTAGGCGTCGGCGCCGACCTGGATGCCCCGCTGTTTGTCCTCGGGGGTCTGACGCGAGGTGACGATAATGATCGGCGTGGAACGGCATTTTTCGTTCTCGCGCAGCTTGGCGGTGAGTGAAAAGCCGTCCAACCCCGGCATCTCCACATCCGTCAGAATCGCGTCGAAGCGCCCGCCCACGGCCTTCTGCCAGCCGTCGAGACCGTCTTCGGCCAGGGTGACGCGGTAGCCGGACGCCTCCAGGACCTCCTTCTCGATCTCGCGCGTGTTCAGCGAGTCGTCCACCACCAGGACGCGCTGGCCCTGTTGTCCGGCGTGCCGCGGCGTCGAATCCTTCACCGCCGCCTTGATCGCCTCGCCGCGGATGCGTCGTGCCGCGTCCAGCAGGGCAGGGGCCTGAAGCAGGCTGACCAGCGCGTTGGTGCCGGTGACGACGACGCCGCCGACTAGGCCGCCGAAGG
This region includes:
- a CDS encoding chemotaxis protein CheW, whose amino-acid sequence is MDLERTESETIASDHDELDMILDRRRGAGAQVVEVETAKVKLVIFVVGEALLAFPARVLVEILPLTTIHFVPGCPPALEGVINVRGDIASVVRLGDLLGLTHAPSARRSAILLARGTQVRSGLRVDRVVDVLDVTEASIQAPPDSLPEPLRGLATGVFEHQGHVVMLLDLDRVFQTLVPEQR
- a CDS encoding diguanylate cyclase, with amino-acid sequence MVAERGNAPAPAAPNKAESFQIRKARLRASFLSQLPGRLADARRAVAELRPGEIDHAHLDALYILFHTLKGSGATFGFRQISDAAKAAEQTVRNAMDSGAPVEAALPNALERMMDDLDALALAADVQVDPDVAPGFELPRSEPAAGQPSDARPGQSADRSQRMVYLCDDDPDLAAQLAGQLGCFGYRVRAFTNLPDLREAVEAERPSALILDVVFPEDENAGPRMLAELRSGKQATIPCIFISCRDDFGGRLQAVRAGGNAYCTKPIKMVELLEFLDRLTNPHPPEPINVLVVDDDRELAQFHATVLEEAGMVAKAVSDPEQVLGLLDTFDADLVLMDMYMPDCSGPELSRILRQIPGHVSLPIIYVSSETDVERQHKALAVGADGFLTKPIEPARLIAEVGLRAERMRILHSLMVRDGLTGLFNHNAIMQFLGVAVANARRAEKPLCFAMIDVDHFKAVNDTYGHPTGDQVLIALSRTLRLRLREDDLVGRYGGEEFAVVLNGVGAEQAKRILDALRTSFWNVTFFSDGQEFRCTFSVGVSDFPTFDTPDAMTEAADRALYRAKNGGRNRVEIAAAEDALPEPAPESTGTSHGS
- a CDS encoding response regulator, which produces MRILIVDDDPFAGAMAEAILDAEGHTCRLVESGIEALEALGDAQNGFDLIISDMHMPLLSGLDLFREMRDRGIATPFVLLTGDDPEPLRAQVPGLAACLTKDASLEATLPAAVAGI